Below is a window of Myxococcales bacterium DNA.
GTCCTCGGTCGGCCCCGACGTGCAGCCTGTGCCGCTGCCGCCAGCGCCCGAGTCGGTGTCGATGATGATGCCGCCGCCGCTGCCGCCGCTGCCTGGATCACCACCGTAGTTCATGCCACCGGACGCGCCGGAGCCGCTGCTACCGACGCCGGCGGCGCCGCCCGAGAAGAGGTTGTCTGCGCTGCCGCCCGCCGAGCTGCTGCTGCAAGCACTCGAGAGCACACCCACACACACGGCGGAGGAAAGAACCAGGACTTTACGAATCATCTTCGCACCTCGCACGGAGTGAGCCGGCCTCCGTGTCTGCTCTGCAGTTTATCCGATGAACGGCGATTGTCGATCGAGAGACTGATGAGATCGTACGGCGCACATGCGTCGCGGGTCACTTTGGAACGGGCACTGGACTCGTGACGGGAATGTCGCCGCCCTCGGTGGACCAGGTGAAGTTGTCGATCAACACACTCGAGTCGAGGACCGGGTCGCCCATGTCCCAGATCGCAAAACGCAGCGTGAATTCGCTGCCCCCGGACACCGGAGACTGGGTCTCGAGCCAACCGGTCGCGGCGCCCGGCTCGAACCCGGTGCCTTGCAGCCCGGCAGTGCCGAGCGTGCAGGGGAAGAACTTTCCACCGGGACTCGACGCGCCCACGGTCGGATCGCACACCTCGAGGAAGCCGTTGTTCACGCTGACCGGGTTGGTCTTGGAGTCGAAGGAGATGTTGCCCTTGAGCGCGCTCGGAGGTGCGGGGCTCTGCAGCGCGACGAAGAAGTCGTTGAATTGCGTGCAGACGTAGCCCGGGAACTCGTAGGTGTAGAAATTGAAATTGAACCTGAAGCTCTTGGCGTTCAGTGGCGCCTTGATCTTGATCTCCAAGGCCACGGGGTTGAACGCCTGCGGGTCGTTGGCGGTCTGAACATTGGGGCAGGACGGTGAGTCGATGGGGAACCCGCTGGGGGTCGTGCCCATCGAGCCGGCGTCGAAGCCGCTGACGGGTTGGTAGCCG
It encodes the following:
- a CDS encoding choice-of-anchor L domain-containing protein, with amino-acid sequence MARSKLTLIGISGSLLVALAAVGCSSAGSSGGGTGNGTGFGGGGSGGGGGGINLGGTNGGGTGGGSGGGWTCTPGKPEPGAIDIPGNGKDDDCDGTPDNGPPPNCDAAITAVEDNDPMNAARAIGLCQVSDGVKWGVIEAKYVKADGSPADSFPPVNPLQHGLLTQFGSNTNVQEGARMLGLSSGTARQVTDLGYQPVSGFDAGSMGTTPSGFPIDSPSCPNVQTANDPQAFNPVALEIKIKAPLNAKSFRFNFNFYTYEFPGYVCTQFNDFFVALQSPAPPSALKGNISFDSKTNPVSVNNGFLEVCDPTVGASSPGGKFFPCTLGTAGLQGTGFEPGAATGWLETQSPVSGGSEFTLRFAIWDMGDPVLDSSVLIDNFTWSTEGGDIPVTSPVPVPK